One stretch of Rhizobium rhizoryzae DNA includes these proteins:
- a CDS encoding alpha-1,4-glucan--maltose-1-phosphate maltosyltransferase produces the protein MQLNTASSSQSLQAQTETSAHKGPSRIYYVHPLALHGLDQWREIFAHAAELGFDTVLSAPLSQRAQSGSVFVSSDLDAADGLLGLPTDLKQAVSELTSMARAEGLRFMMDIVPDRIAAPSSEAAPVSDPRLSPLTAGGQSISSLAADAQEQHIRRWEDRIGALVESGISGFRCLGLNRLPLSVWNRLTVAGENADFLAWTPGTDFALRQQLADEKFAGCFSSFAWWDLQERWFLEEYALQRTLGAQIAFPEAPYGKRVAHGIDSVEIRLRRARLRLSLAETIGQGLMIPMGFEFGDPVPLDPTYGSGQGLRRLKAASSYDLRSDIRDANQMLEQRKPAPAPYLHLVSTGKSQTLALLQSDQEDLRVSSRVSVMLANTDFRRPAKAPLGAVQEAASGFLPLRDASNSTIEATQLKLLKPAELRILEGHTSQSIKGVLNVADAAEAAQSPRLAIENITPTVDGGRFPIKRIAGETITVEADLFGDGHDPISAALFWRAADEDGWTEVPMRLVLNDRWQAEFAPQRMGRHEFAVETWRNPFQIFRYEFGKKHEARLDLKLEIQEGILLVKSARDHAEGSLRQDLEDVAAKLNEGSEQVRTSILLAPDTAELMAKADSRPHRIRSVPMPVEVERKGAAFASWYQIFPRSQSGDPNRHGTFDDVIKRLPAIRDMGFDVLYFPPIHPIGKTNRKGRNNSLIAGPNDPGSPYGIGSEAGGHDAIHPELGTFEDFRRLVEEAKRHGLEIALDLAIQASPDHPWLKEHPGWFDWRPDGTVRYAENPPKKYEDIVNVDFYAKDAVPGLWIELRDVVQKWVDQGVKLFRVDNPHTKPFPFWEWLIADIRNRHPDVIFLSEAFTRPKVMYRLAKVGFSQSYTYFTWRNTKWELETYMREITTEAPKDFFRPHFFVNTHDINPDFLQNAPRPAYLIRAALAATLSGLWGVYNGFELCEGRPDVKRKEYADSEKYEIRAWDYDRPGNIKGEIALLNRIRRENPALHSHLGLRQLIAFNDNIIFYEKSNPSRDNVLLIGVSLDPHHAQEADVEIPLWAWNLPDHGTLNLEDLIGGQKFSLTGKWQRLRLEPHLPFSIWRVR, from the coding sequence ATGCAATTGAATACGGCATCCTCTTCCCAGTCTCTTCAGGCTCAGACTGAAACCTCGGCACACAAGGGTCCTTCGAGGATTTACTATGTCCACCCCTTGGCGCTCCACGGTCTGGATCAGTGGCGGGAAATATTCGCTCATGCCGCCGAGCTGGGATTTGATACCGTACTTTCGGCACCGCTCTCCCAACGAGCCCAGAGCGGCAGTGTTTTTGTATCCAGTGACCTGGACGCTGCTGACGGCCTACTGGGGCTGCCAACGGATCTGAAGCAGGCAGTGAGCGAACTGACAAGCATGGCGCGCGCGGAAGGCCTGCGTTTCATGATGGATATCGTGCCAGACCGTATCGCTGCCCCGTCCAGCGAGGCTGCCCCCGTCTCGGATCCACGCCTGTCTCCGCTGACAGCCGGCGGACAATCGATCTCCTCACTGGCAGCAGACGCGCAGGAACAGCACATTCGGCGCTGGGAAGATCGGATTGGTGCCCTCGTGGAAAGCGGAATCTCAGGATTCCGCTGCCTCGGCCTGAACCGCCTCCCTCTATCGGTATGGAACCGACTGACGGTGGCTGGCGAAAACGCCGATTTTCTCGCATGGACGCCCGGAACTGATTTTGCACTGCGTCAGCAGCTTGCGGACGAAAAGTTTGCGGGCTGCTTTTCATCGTTCGCATGGTGGGATCTTCAAGAGCGCTGGTTTCTTGAGGAGTATGCCCTTCAGCGGACCCTCGGTGCTCAGATTGCCTTTCCCGAGGCACCCTATGGCAAACGCGTAGCGCACGGCATCGATAGTGTCGAAATCCGCCTGCGCCGCGCGAGGCTTCGTCTTTCGCTTGCTGAGACCATTGGCCAAGGACTGATGATCCCCATGGGTTTCGAATTCGGAGACCCCGTGCCTCTGGATCCGACCTATGGTTCAGGTCAAGGTTTGCGGCGGCTCAAAGCGGCTTCCAGTTATGACTTGCGAAGCGACATTCGTGATGCAAATCAGATGCTTGAACAGCGGAAACCAGCTCCAGCACCCTACCTGCATCTCGTTTCAACCGGCAAAAGCCAGACGCTGGCCCTCCTCCAGTCGGATCAGGAAGATCTTCGCGTCTCGAGCCGCGTCAGCGTCATGCTGGCGAACACCGATTTCCGCCGCCCGGCAAAGGCACCGCTTGGCGCCGTGCAAGAAGCAGCTTCAGGCTTCCTGCCGCTCCGAGACGCAAGCAATTCAACCATTGAGGCGACGCAGTTGAAACTGCTGAAGCCCGCTGAGCTTCGCATTCTGGAAGGACACACATCGCAATCGATAAAGGGGGTCCTGAACGTTGCGGATGCTGCTGAGGCAGCGCAAAGCCCCCGCCTTGCGATCGAAAACATCACGCCGACGGTGGATGGAGGACGGTTCCCCATCAAGCGTATTGCGGGCGAGACCATCACCGTCGAAGCCGATCTCTTCGGCGATGGGCATGACCCGATCTCTGCTGCGCTTTTCTGGCGTGCCGCTGATGAAGACGGATGGACAGAGGTTCCCATGCGCCTCGTCCTCAACGACCGTTGGCAGGCAGAGTTCGCCCCGCAGCGCATGGGCCGGCATGAATTCGCGGTTGAGACTTGGAGAAACCCGTTTCAGATCTTCCGGTATGAGTTCGGCAAAAAGCACGAAGCGCGGCTGGATCTGAAGCTCGAAATTCAGGAGGGAATACTTCTGGTGAAATCGGCCCGGGACCACGCGGAGGGTAGCTTGCGGCAGGATCTGGAAGATGTGGCAGCCAAGCTGAACGAAGGGAGTGAACAGGTCCGGACTTCCATTCTACTGGCACCTGACACTGCTGAACTGATGGCAAAGGCAGATAGCCGGCCTCACCGTATTCGCTCTGTGCCGATGCCTGTAGAGGTGGAACGGAAAGGCGCAGCGTTCGCGAGCTGGTATCAGATCTTCCCCCGCTCACAGAGTGGAGATCCCAATCGCCACGGCACATTCGACGACGTGATCAAGCGTCTGCCTGCCATCCGGGACATGGGCTTCGACGTTCTTTATTTTCCGCCCATTCACCCGATTGGAAAGACCAACCGCAAAGGGCGGAATAACTCGCTGATCGCGGGACCGAACGACCCCGGCAGCCCTTACGGCATCGGCTCGGAGGCTGGTGGTCATGATGCGATCCACCCGGAACTCGGTACCTTCGAGGACTTTCGCCGGTTGGTGGAGGAAGCCAAGCGTCATGGTCTGGAAATCGCGCTTGATCTGGCCATTCAGGCCTCCCCCGACCACCCTTGGCTGAAGGAGCATCCAGGCTGGTTCGACTGGCGGCCGGACGGCACCGTGCGCTATGCCGAGAACCCGCCGAAGAAATACGAGGACATCGTCAATGTCGATTTCTACGCAAAGGACGCGGTGCCGGGCCTGTGGATCGAACTGCGCGATGTCGTGCAGAAGTGGGTTGATCAGGGCGTCAAGCTGTTCCGCGTCGATAACCCACACACAAAGCCCTTTCCCTTCTGGGAATGGCTGATCGCCGATATTCGCAACCGGCACCCAGACGTCATCTTCCTGTCGGAGGCGTTTACGCGCCCCAAGGTCATGTACCGGCTGGCGAAGGTCGGCTTCTCACAGTCCTACACCTACTTCACCTGGCGCAACACGAAGTGGGAGCTGGAGACCTACATGCGCGAGATTACGACGGAAGCGCCAAAGGATTTCTTCCGCCCCCACTTCTTCGTCAACACGCATGATATCAATCCGGACTTTCTGCAGAACGCCCCGCGTCCGGCCTATCTCATCCGTGCGGCGCTGGCTGCGACTCTCTCCGGTCTCTGGGGCGTCTATAACGGGTTCGAGCTTTGCGAAGGCCGCCCCGACGTAAAACGCAAGGAGTATGCGGATTCGGAGAAATACGAGATCCGCGCCTGGGATTACGATCGACCCGGCAACATTAAAGGCGAGATCGCACTGCTGAACCGCATCCGTCGCGAAAACCCGGCTCTGCATTCCCATCTCGGCCTGCGCCAGCTGATCGCGTTCAACGACAACATCATCTTCTATGAGAAGTCGAACCCGTCCCGAGACAACGTCCTGCTGATTGGGGTGAGCCTCGATCCACACCATGCGCAGGAGGCAGATGTAGAGATACCGCTTTGGGCATGGAACCTACCGGACCATGGCACGCTTAACCTGGAAGATCTGATCGGCGGTCAGAAATTTTCGCTGACCGGTAAATGGCAACGTCTGCGGCTGGAGCCGCATCTGCCCTTCTCGATCTGGCGCGTGCGATAG
- a CDS encoding GlsB/YeaQ/YmgE family stress response membrane protein: protein MENAGIGWLAAIIIGGIAGWLAEQFMKSNMGVLMNILLGIVGAIVANAILGLFGVVLGGWIGYLIAGFIGACILIAVGRAIRR from the coding sequence ATGGAAAACGCAGGTATCGGCTGGCTCGCAGCGATCATCATCGGCGGCATCGCCGGTTGGTTGGCAGAACAGTTCATGAAGAGCAATATGGGCGTTCTGATGAACATCCTGCTCGGTATCGTCGGCGCAATTGTTGCCAACGCAATCCTCGGCTTATTCGGCGTCGTGCTTGGTGGCTGGATCGGTTACTTGATCGCAGGCTTCATTGGCGCCTGCATTCTCATCGCCGTTGGCCGTGCCATCAGGCGATAG
- the treS gene encoding maltose alpha-D-glucosyltransferase, producing the protein MQTPHGQQSDQNLLWYKDSIIYQLHVKSFYDSNGDGIGDFRGLTEKIDHIASLGATAIWLLPFFPSPRRDDGYDIADYGEVSPDYGTMDDFREFVAAAHSRNIRVIIELVINHTSDQHPWFQRARNAPEGSPERDFYVWSDTDQKFPETRIIFLDTEKSNWTWDPVAGAYYWHRFYSHQPDLNFDNPQVLEELLNVMRFWLETGIDGFRLDAIPYLVEREGTINENLPETHDILKKIRAALDATHPGKMLLAEANQWPEDTSEYFGEGDECHMAFHFPLMPRMYMAIAKEDRFPITDIMRQTPEIPENCQWAIFLRNHDELTLEMVTDEERDYLWNTYAADRRARINLGIRRRLAPLMERDRRRVELMNGLLLSMPGTPVLYYGDEIGMGDNIYLGDRDGVRTPMQWSPDRNGGFSRADPARLVLPPVMDPLYGYEALNVEAQSVDQHSLLNWTRRMLALRGRHPAFGRGSLRFLTPGNRKILAYLREYNGETILCVANLSRLPQAVELDLAEFEGRVPIELTGMSPFPPIGQLTYLLTLPPFSFYWFQLVAEADGPAWRTEPPQQMPDLQTLVIRRDLTELVDEPRLSESLSRSILPEYLAKRRWFGSKGERLKQARLVAATPMGTTHNILLGELEAELEGHTETYLVPLTPVWDDLQPSALSQQLALARIRQGRRVGFLTDGFSVEAMARGVLRGLCERSTISGRTGTLEFIGTDQLDCMSISDDLPVRWLSAEQSNSSLIIADMAMLKLIRHISPGIHPEAEMTRYLTQVGYKNTAPLLGEVVRTSPDGERFTLMIVQGAIRNQGDAWTWMLTNLRRVLDDIAISQPDADAQADLTRPLINFTATLGQRLGELHAALAQDTDDENFVPLPALEENCDIWRDSAVGQIERALAILEEDVDQLEPDVAAMVRPLLAERQHLLDLAHQLSRSAEGAMMIRNHGDFHLGQVLVAEDDAYIIDFEGEPARSLAHRRAKTIPLRDVGGLLRSLSYLAATAELETEAVAETHTPERGEVIRRFVEEAEQRFLDQYLQAIGNSKNLQFDPVKRQQMLDLYLLEKAAYEIAYEARNRPKWLPIPLRGFAAIVERLSERSA; encoded by the coding sequence ATGCAGACCCCCCATGGACAGCAGTCCGACCAGAACCTGCTCTGGTACAAGGATTCCATTATCTATCAATTGCACGTCAAATCCTTCTACGACAGCAATGGCGACGGGATCGGGGATTTTCGCGGCCTGACCGAAAAGATCGATCACATCGCATCACTCGGCGCGACAGCGATCTGGCTCCTGCCCTTTTTCCCCTCACCGCGTCGCGACGATGGTTATGACATTGCCGATTACGGAGAAGTCAGCCCGGACTACGGCACGATGGATGACTTCCGCGAATTCGTGGCAGCGGCTCACAGCCGCAATATTCGCGTCATCATAGAGCTTGTCATCAACCATACGTCAGATCAGCACCCGTGGTTCCAGCGCGCGCGAAATGCGCCGGAGGGTTCGCCGGAACGCGATTTCTACGTCTGGTCAGATACGGATCAGAAGTTTCCCGAAACCCGCATCATCTTCCTTGATACCGAGAAATCCAACTGGACCTGGGATCCCGTGGCGGGCGCCTACTACTGGCATCGGTTCTACTCGCATCAGCCGGATCTGAACTTCGACAATCCGCAGGTTCTGGAAGAGCTGCTGAATGTCATGCGCTTCTGGTTGGAAACCGGCATCGACGGTTTCCGTCTTGATGCGATTCCCTATCTCGTTGAACGCGAAGGCACGATCAACGAGAACCTGCCCGAGACGCACGACATCCTGAAGAAGATCCGCGCTGCACTCGATGCGACGCATCCGGGAAAGATGTTGCTGGCGGAGGCGAACCAGTGGCCGGAGGATACGAGCGAATATTTCGGTGAGGGTGACGAGTGCCACATGGCGTTTCACTTCCCGCTGATGCCGCGCATGTATATGGCGATCGCGAAGGAAGACCGCTTTCCGATCACCGATATCATGCGGCAGACTCCAGAAATCCCGGAAAACTGCCAATGGGCCATCTTCCTGCGCAACCATGATGAGTTGACGCTCGAAATGGTGACGGACGAGGAGCGCGACTATCTCTGGAATACGTATGCGGCAGACCGCCGCGCCCGCATCAATCTCGGCATTCGCCGCCGTCTTGCTCCCCTGATGGAGCGGGACCGGCGCCGCGTCGAACTGATGAACGGGTTGCTGCTCTCCATGCCGGGAACGCCAGTGCTCTACTATGGCGATGAGATCGGCATGGGCGACAATATCTATCTCGGCGATCGTGATGGCGTGCGCACGCCGATGCAGTGGTCACCGGATCGAAATGGTGGCTTCTCGCGCGCGGACCCGGCACGGCTTGTGCTCCCCCCGGTCATGGACCCGCTTTACGGCTACGAAGCGCTGAACGTCGAAGCGCAGAGCGTGGACCAGCATTCGCTGTTGAACTGGACCCGCCGCATGTTGGCTCTGCGCGGTCGCCATCCGGCTTTCGGTCGTGGTTCCTTGCGCTTCCTTACCCCCGGCAATCGCAAGATCCTTGCCTATCTGCGCGAATACAATGGCGAGACAATTCTCTGCGTCGCCAATCTTTCTCGCCTTCCGCAGGCCGTGGAACTGGATCTGGCCGAATTCGAGGGGCGAGTACCCATTGAACTCACGGGTATGTCGCCCTTCCCGCCCATCGGTCAGCTGACATATCTTCTGACGCTCCCGCCGTTTTCCTTCTACTGGTTCCAGTTGGTAGCAGAAGCAGACGGTCCTGCCTGGCGTACAGAGCCGCCGCAGCAGATGCCAGACCTTCAAACGCTGGTTATCCGCCGCGACCTGACGGAACTGGTTGACGAGCCCCGGCTTTCGGAAAGCCTCTCGCGCTCGATTCTGCCGGAATATCTGGCAAAGCGCCGCTGGTTTGGCTCGAAGGGCGAGAGGCTGAAGCAGGCGCGTCTCGTTGCCGCGACGCCTATGGGCACCACACACAATATTCTGCTGGGAGAATTGGAAGCCGAACTGGAAGGTCACACGGAGACCTATCTGGTTCCGCTCACGCCTGTCTGGGACGATCTTCAGCCATCAGCACTGTCACAGCAGCTTGCACTGGCGCGCATACGTCAGGGGCGGCGCGTCGGTTTCCTGACGGATGGTTTCAGCGTCGAAGCAATGGCGCGAGGCGTCCTTCGTGGCTTGTGCGAGCGCTCCACAATCTCGGGAAGAACTGGAACGCTGGAATTCATCGGCACGGATCAACTCGATTGCATGAGCATTTCGGACGATCTGCCCGTGCGATGGCTGTCGGCCGAGCAATCCAACAGCAGCCTCATCATCGCAGACATGGCCATGCTGAAGCTTATCCGACACATATCGCCCGGCATCCACCCGGAAGCGGAGATGACCCGATACCTGACACAGGTCGGTTACAAGAACACCGCGCCGCTGCTGGGAGAAGTTGTTCGCACCTCGCCGGATGGCGAACGTTTCACGCTGATGATCGTGCAAGGCGCCATCCGCAATCAGGGCGACGCCTGGACATGGATGCTGACCAACCTTCGCCGCGTCCTGGACGACATTGCCATAAGCCAGCCGGACGCGGATGCGCAGGCGGATCTCACGCGTCCTTTGATCAATTTTACCGCGACACTAGGCCAGCGTCTGGGGGAGCTTCACGCCGCTCTGGCACAGGACACAGACGACGAAAACTTCGTTCCTCTGCCCGCGCTCGAGGAAAACTGCGACATCTGGCGCGACAGCGCAGTCGGCCAGATCGAGAGGGCGCTTGCCATTCTCGAAGAGGACGTAGACCAATTGGAGCCCGACGTCGCTGCCATGGTACGCCCTCTCTTGGCTGAACGGCAGCATCTGCTGGATCTGGCACATCAACTTTCGCGCTCGGCCGAAGGTGCCATGATGATTCGCAATCACGGTGACTTCCACCTGGGTCAGGTTCTCGTTGCCGAGGATGATGCCTACATCATCGACTTCGAGGGCGAACCGGCCCGAAGCCTCGCGCATCGCCGCGCAAAGACGATTCCCTTGCGTGACGTGGGAGGCCTGCTGCGCTCGCTCAGCTATCTCGCGGCGACGGCGGAACTGGAAACCGAAGCCGTGGCCGAGACCCACACGCCAGAGCGCGGCGAAGTTATCCGCCGCTTTGTGGAAGAAGCCGAGCAGCGCTTCCTGGATCAGTATCTGCAGGCAATCGGC
- a CDS encoding DUF6074 family protein — translation MTLAHFPADRRMADIRRCAQVLLNLHGEEANRYWRSQMADFSARLSRLGTSAEEVSHQAGLFMNAVQTELQRLFLEEVDQAAVDARA, via the coding sequence ATGACGCTTGCACATTTTCCCGCCGACCGGCGGATGGCGGATATACGGCGTTGTGCTCAGGTTCTGCTGAACCTTCATGGCGAGGAAGCCAATCGCTACTGGCGCAGCCAGATGGCCGATTTCTCTGCCCGTCTCTCGCGGCTCGGCACCTCTGCGGAAGAGGTTTCCCATCAAGCGGGTCTTTTCATGAATGCTGTGCAGACGGAGTTGCAGCGCCTGTTCCTGGAAGAGGTTGACCAGGCCGCAGTGGACGCCCGCGCTTAA
- a CDS encoding heme-degrading domain-containing protein, translating into MTTQNDLEIIASQEKLLEFDRFDLARAWSLGSRLRDIASARSHVLAIDVHINGMQAFFTSLPGGKPDFEHWIRRKRNLVLRFHRSSYAIGLDLAQQQATLESKWGLPVANFAPHGGCIPIRVSGVGCIGAVTISGLPQREDHNLAVEGLALERGVWDDIPKLP; encoded by the coding sequence ATGACGACACAAAACGATCTCGAGATTATCGCCAGTCAGGAAAAACTGCTGGAGTTTGACCGCTTCGATCTCGCGCGCGCCTGGTCGCTGGGGTCGCGGTTGCGGGACATTGCCTCGGCACGGTCTCATGTCCTGGCCATTGATGTTCACATCAACGGGATGCAGGCCTTCTTCACCAGCCTGCCGGGCGGTAAGCCGGACTTCGAGCACTGGATCCGCCGCAAGCGCAATCTTGTTTTGAGATTTCACCGTTCAAGCTATGCGATCGGACTTGATCTGGCGCAGCAGCAAGCAACACTTGAAAGCAAGTGGGGCCTGCCTGTTGCAAATTTTGCGCCTCATGGTGGCTGCATTCCCATCAGGGTATCGGGGGTAGGCTGTATCGGCGCGGTGACCATTTCAGGATTGCCGCAACGGGAAGACCATAATCTCGCAGTCGAGGGTCTCGCTCTGGAACGTGGCGTTTGGGACGATATCCCGAAATTGCCCTAA
- a CDS encoding thermonuclease family protein, whose amino-acid sequence MAAASGKARRKRRKSSTGSKARGALWPWVAALAVVGGGIAVSENMQTVRRWLPASWNLKPASAPANSSGKDASGPIPPANIPAPTVKPAGELAKVVPADLVGKSFSGTFYFCGTSGLDNCVVDGATFWFRKQQIRLADVSAPRTEDAACPQERSKGFAAKVRLRDLLNAGPFELTDWPNKNEDGAGRQLRVVMRNGSSIGQQLVREGVVHRVTETSKPWC is encoded by the coding sequence ATGGCCGCTGCATCAGGCAAGGCACGCCGCAAGCGTCGCAAATCCAGTACCGGCTCCAAAGCGCGTGGTGCCTTGTGGCCTTGGGTCGCGGCGCTGGCGGTGGTCGGTGGCGGGATCGCCGTCTCCGAAAACATGCAGACGGTCCGGCGCTGGCTTCCGGCGTCCTGGAACTTGAAGCCTGCAAGTGCGCCTGCGAACTCATCTGGCAAGGATGCCAGTGGACCGATCCCGCCAGCCAATATTCCAGCGCCGACCGTAAAGCCAGCAGGCGAACTGGCAAAGGTCGTGCCGGCCGATCTGGTCGGCAAAAGCTTCAGCGGAACCTTCTATTTTTGTGGCACCTCCGGCCTTGATAACTGCGTTGTCGATGGCGCCACCTTCTGGTTCCGCAAGCAGCAGATCCGGCTGGCGGATGTGTCGGCGCCGCGCACGGAAGATGCGGCTTGCCCGCAGGAGCGCTCCAAGGGTTTCGCTGCCAAGGTTCGGCTGCGTGACCTCTTGAATGCCGGGCCGTTCGAACTGACGGACTGGCCGAACAAGAACGAAGATGGCGCCGGACGACAATTGCGTGTCGTCATGCGCAACGGTTCATCGATCGGTCAACAACTCGTGAGGGAAGGGGTTGTGCATCGCGTAACGGAAACCTCCAAGCCCTGGTGTTGA